Proteins encoded by one window of Planktothrix tepida PCC 9214:
- a CDS encoding ABC transporter ATP-binding protein, translating to MSDSKIAPLMILKDVGKSYQQPNGQQIPILNNINLELRRGEIIALLGPSGSGKSTLMRMIAGLISPTQGQVICHGKPLMGINPGVAIVFQSFALYPWLTVLENVELGLKARGFPLDWRRQKALKMIDIIGLDGFENAYPKELSGGMRQRVGFARALAVEPELLCMDEPFSALDVLTAENLRIELLDLWLEKRIPTEAILIVTHGIEEAITLADRVIVLGRNPGRIRANLPIKLNHYRDRKSASFQALVDQVYKILTNPDLETLESQISLTTAPNNTPNKYQSLPYVRIGSIAGLLELLEDRQNPDLYRLGQELQLEVDDLLPIVEAAKFMDLIAIREGDLNLKPIALEFIQGNIDQRKQIIRQQLLQHIRLVQQIYNLCHSKQNHRIPEDLVLDILNNHFSPKEAQRQLNTAIDWGRYAELYAYDEPSGEIFLETSDFSSITPEG from the coding sequence ATGAGTGATTCCAAAATAGCACCTTTGATGATTCTCAAAGACGTTGGTAAATCCTATCAACAGCCCAATGGACAGCAAATTCCAATTCTTAATAACATTAACTTAGAATTGCGCCGAGGTGAAATCATCGCTTTATTAGGGCCTTCGGGTTCAGGAAAATCAACATTAATGCGAATGATTGCTGGCTTAATTTCTCCCACCCAGGGACAAGTTATTTGTCATGGAAAACCTTTAATGGGTATTAATCCAGGGGTAGCAATTGTATTTCAAAGCTTTGCCCTTTACCCTTGGTTAACGGTTTTAGAAAATGTTGAATTAGGATTAAAAGCCAGGGGATTTCCGCTAGATTGGCGACGACAAAAAGCCCTAAAAATGATAGATATTATTGGGTTAGATGGATTTGAAAATGCTTATCCAAAGGAACTATCCGGGGGAATGCGGCAACGAGTTGGGTTTGCTAGAGCTTTAGCGGTTGAACCGGAGTTATTGTGTATGGATGAACCGTTCTCGGCTTTAGATGTTTTAACCGCAGAAAACTTGCGAATTGAACTTTTAGATTTATGGTTAGAAAAACGCATTCCGACCGAGGCTATTTTAATTGTAACGCACGGGATTGAAGAAGCGATTACCTTAGCAGATCGTGTTATTGTTTTAGGTCGAAATCCAGGGCGAATTCGGGCGAATTTACCGATTAAATTAAATCATTATCGAGATCGTAAAAGTGCCAGTTTTCAAGCCTTAGTTGATCAGGTTTATAAAATTCTAACTAATCCCGATTTAGAAACCTTAGAATCTCAAATAAGCCTCACCACAGCCCCTAATAATACTCCGAATAAATATCAATCTTTACCCTATGTGCGTATTGGTTCTATTGCGGGTTTATTAGAACTTTTAGAAGACCGACAAAATCCTGATTTATATCGTTTAGGGCAAGAACTACAACTGGAAGTTGATGATTTACTCCCCATTGTAGAAGCAGCAAAATTTATGGATTTAATCGCAATTCGAGAAGGAGATTTGAACCTGAAACCCATTGCCCTAGAGTTTATTCAGGGAAATATTGACCAGCGCAAACAAATTATTCGTCAACAATTACTTCAACATATTCGGCTCGTTCAACAAATTTACAACCTATGTCACTCGAAACAAAATCATCGGATTCCTGAAGATTTAGTGTTAGATATTTTGAATAATCATTTTAGCCCTAAAGAAGCTCAAAGACAGTTAAATACAGCGATTGACTGGGGACGTTATGCAGAACTTTATGCCTATGATGAACCCAGTGGGGAAATCTTTTTAGAAACATCTGATTTTAGTTCAATAACACCGGAGGGATAA
- a CDS encoding ABC transporter permease: MTRSLTPKNQTLDRSRLTWQDGLLILVVITILLVIVRTASQFVGDYKPDVRISTHLEQLPSYTAQTLLRMGCAYFLSLIFSLVYAYSAYRSSLAAKILIPLLDILQSIPVLSFLPGVVLALISLFPGQRIGVELAAILLIFTGMTWNLVFSFYQSLSSIPKELLEVATVYHLNAWQRFWSVELPSGILGLVWNSVMSVAGGWFFLMAIESFTLGTHSFRLPGLGSFLAQASDQGDFISIAWGLGVLIGIIIILDFLVWKPLIAWAEKFKLEMVESQNVPQSIVLDFLRRSPTWRILTERFSQLWSEKMSQTIGKTDLHLTAVLPSKSYPNWGTDLFLTGFGFMILWGTWEGVILLQKLEFQDWKQVITGAILTALRVVIALCLSLLWTVPVGVAIGRNPRLAQSLQPLVQIAASVPATALFPVLLLFLARLGGGLQIGSVALMMLGTMWYILFNVIAGAQAIPSELFEAANIYKLSLIYRWKTVILPGIFPYLITGMITAVGGAWNASIVSEYVQFQNQTLTTPGLGSLISKATETGNYPLLFASTGVMSLLVVLTNRLIWRKLYQFARSKYQLL, translated from the coding sequence ATGACGAGATCTCTTACTCCTAAAAATCAAACCTTAGATCGTTCTCGCTTGACCTGGCAAGATGGTTTATTAATTCTAGTAGTTATTACCATCTTATTAGTCATTGTTCGCACCGCTTCCCAATTTGTAGGAGATTATAAACCGGATGTCAGAATCTCCACCCATTTAGAGCAACTTCCCAGTTATACTGCTCAAACCTTATTAAGAATGGGATGTGCTTATTTTTTATCCTTAATTTTTAGTTTAGTTTATGCCTATTCTGCTTATCGTTCTTCCTTGGCTGCTAAAATCTTAATTCCCCTTTTAGATATTTTACAATCGATTCCCGTTTTATCTTTTTTACCGGGGGTTGTACTCGCTTTAATTTCCTTATTCCCAGGTCAAAGAATCGGAGTTGAATTAGCTGCTATTCTGTTAATTTTTACGGGGATGACTTGGAATTTAGTTTTTAGTTTTTATCAATCTTTGTCGAGTATTCCTAAAGAATTATTAGAAGTTGCTACGGTCTATCATCTCAATGCTTGGCAACGGTTTTGGTCAGTAGAATTACCTTCGGGAATCTTAGGATTAGTTTGGAATAGTGTGATGTCCGTTGCTGGGGGATGGTTTTTTTTGATGGCAATTGAATCCTTTACATTAGGGACTCACAGTTTCCGCCTTCCGGGTTTAGGATCATTTTTAGCTCAAGCTTCTGATCAAGGTGATTTCATCTCTATTGCTTGGGGATTAGGGGTTTTAATTGGAATTATTATTATTCTGGATTTTTTGGTCTGGAAGCCATTAATTGCTTGGGCAGAAAAATTTAAGTTAGAAATGGTTGAATCCCAAAATGTTCCTCAATCCATTGTATTAGATTTCCTGCGACGTTCCCCAACTTGGAGAATTTTAACTGAACGCTTTAGTCAGCTTTGGTCAGAAAAAATGAGTCAGACTATCGGAAAAACTGATCTTCATCTTACCGCCGTTTTACCCTCAAAATCCTATCCAAATTGGGGGACTGATCTATTCTTAACCGGGTTTGGATTTATGATTTTATGGGGAACTTGGGAAGGAGTTATTTTATTACAAAAATTAGAGTTTCAAGACTGGAAGCAAGTGATTACAGGTGCTATTTTAACCGCTTTACGGGTTGTGATTGCCTTATGTTTATCTTTATTATGGACTGTACCTGTGGGAGTTGCCATTGGTCGAAATCCTCGACTAGCCCAAAGTTTACAACCCTTAGTTCAAATTGCGGCATCTGTTCCAGCAACGGCATTATTTCCGGTCTTATTACTATTTTTAGCTCGTTTAGGAGGAGGATTACAAATTGGTTCAGTAGCACTGATGATGTTAGGAACAATGTGGTATATCTTATTTAATGTGATTGCAGGGGCGCAGGCTATTCCCTCAGAATTATTTGAAGCCGCTAATATTTATAAACTTTCGTTAATATACCGATGGAAAACAGTAATTTTACCCGGAATTTTTCCCTATTTAATTACAGGCATGATTACGGCTGTTGGTGGGGCATGGAATGCTAGTATTGTCAGTGAATATGTTCAGTTTCAAAATCAAACCTTAACCACTCCCGGATTAGGATCTCTGATTTCTAAAGCCACAGAAACAGGGAACTATCCTTTATTATTTGCTTCTACGGGTGTGATGTCGTTATTAGTCGTCTTAACAAACCGTTTGATCTGGCGGAAATTATATCAATTTGCTCGCTCAAAATACCAACTATTGTAA
- a CDS encoding DUF1830 domain-containing protein, which translates to MQTVHLPVDSLKTEILCSYKNPTRQVQILRLQSTIRGYFERVVFPGEYCIFVGESHTDLEVYSSGDPTRIELEKIPCNSLKVEETE; encoded by the coding sequence ATGCAAACAGTACACTTGCCTGTAGATTCCCTTAAGACTGAAATTTTATGTAGTTATAAAAACCCCACTAGACAGGTGCAAATTCTTCGTTTGCAAAGTACAATTCGGGGTTATTTTGAACGGGTTGTTTTTCCTGGAGAATATTGCATATTTGTGGGCGAATCTCACACAGATTTAGAAGTTTATTCCAGTGGAGATCCGACCCGAATTGAACTTGAAAAAATCCCTTGTAATTCCTTAAAAGTTGAAGAAACTGAATAA